In Paenibacillus sonchi, a single genomic region encodes these proteins:
- a CDS encoding Ger(x)C family spore germination protein yields MTGKLQQQLSRAIYFGHRGVIIFGEQFARHGINQVVDTFTRFPESRSNSYVLTTYGGTAKEILNTPYQLELIPGIGINKIQSSKLSFPVKIDEFLNALSSQDRSPVTAAIRVIHKDTDKETFTIDRAAVYHRNQLSGYLSSDELKLLRWWTGRGHHLRFTVQVEPENEQYGGAVGVELLQSGMKMHLVIKNGLPEVKVSLHATVRVIDNDSKLDLSKVNHMKHVETLLSKQIQSEAESMLTHVQKVLQSDILGIGEDVHIEYPYAWKKMKDEWLDIFPEVPVTVDAHIKIERTGKTHSPAHKEKTD; encoded by the coding sequence GTGACAGGGAAACTGCAGCAGCAATTGTCTCGTGCCATCTATTTTGGGCATAGAGGCGTCATCATTTTCGGAGAACAATTCGCCCGGCATGGTATCAATCAGGTAGTGGATACATTTACCAGATTTCCTGAGAGCCGCTCCAATAGTTATGTGCTAACAACTTATGGAGGGACAGCCAAAGAAATTTTGAACACCCCCTATCAGCTTGAACTCATTCCGGGTATCGGTATCAACAAAATTCAATCCAGCAAATTAAGCTTTCCTGTCAAAATCGACGAATTCTTGAATGCTCTATCCTCACAAGACAGATCACCGGTTACCGCTGCCATAAGGGTCATTCATAAAGATACTGATAAGGAAACGTTCACGATTGACCGGGCTGCAGTTTACCATAGAAATCAACTATCCGGATACTTGTCATCCGACGAATTAAAACTATTGCGCTGGTGGACAGGGCGGGGACACCATTTGAGGTTTACTGTGCAAGTGGAACCTGAGAACGAACAATACGGAGGGGCCGTAGGTGTTGAACTGCTGCAAAGCGGCATGAAAATGCACTTGGTAATCAAGAATGGCCTCCCCGAAGTAAAGGTCTCGTTACATGCCACCGTCCGGGTGATCGATAACGATTCGAAGCTGGACCTGAGCAAAGTGAATCATATGAAACATGTCGAAACCTTGTTGTCGAAGCAAATTCAAAGCGAGGCAGAGAGCATGTTAACGCATGTGCAAAAAGTGCTCCAGTCGGATATCCTCGGCATCGGAGAGGATGTCCACATCGAGTATCCGTATGCCTGGAAAAAAATGAAGGATGAATGGCTTGATATTTTTCCTGAGGTTCCCGTGACTGTCGATGCCCACATCAAGATTGAACGAACGGGCAAAACGCACTCCCCCGCACATAAAGAAAAAACGGACTGA
- a CDS encoding spore germination protein, with protein MDGEDYVLIGGAYENEKRVTDPFGNKLKELDKIIELKISSELDDNETALAQLFANCSDLVVRKLHMFGSIPGMVVYLDVLVDDQLWDDGFLEPLMQPEAASSSSSSHIYEILNFKLASIVQPRIAANMNEVVQSIVRGEVVLFTQSSTEAFSFGLKGKLHRPLEEPATEAVIRGPRYGFIEKLDINLALIRHRLRTPRLKTEKLSAGRLSQTDVMIVYIENLAEQSVVEEVKKRISSIDMDSVLESGYIEEMISDRPYSPFPLMQATQRPDLVSGSLIEGKIAVLIDGSPNVLVLPITFWFGFQTAEDYYTNFIYVTMLRWLRYLFAFLAMALPAIFIAITTFHQEMIPTSLALSLAAAREVVPFPAIAEGLIMEITFEALREAGIRLPRPVGQTISIVGALVIGQAAVQAGIISAPQIIVVSVTGIASFLIPNPGMSQAISIIRFPLMLLAASFGLYGVGIGLICVLIHLVTLKSFGVPYMTPIAPFNPTGLTDTLIRAPWRVMRRRQKQTQRRME; from the coding sequence ATGGATGGGGAAGATTATGTTTTGATAGGAGGAGCATATGAGAACGAAAAAAGAGTAACTGATCCTTTCGGAAACAAACTGAAAGAATTAGATAAAATAATTGAGTTGAAGATTTCCAGCGAACTGGATGACAATGAAACGGCCCTCGCTCAATTGTTTGCCAATTGCTCCGATCTAGTCGTGCGCAAACTTCATATGTTTGGCTCCATTCCGGGTATGGTCGTTTATCTGGATGTATTAGTTGACGATCAACTTTGGGATGACGGTTTCTTGGAGCCTTTGATGCAGCCCGAAGCAGCGTCCAGCAGCAGCTCCTCCCACATCTATGAAATACTGAACTTCAAATTGGCTTCCATCGTACAACCCCGTATCGCCGCGAATATGAATGAAGTCGTTCAAAGCATCGTTAGGGGAGAAGTCGTTCTATTCACCCAATCCTCCACGGAGGCGTTCTCCTTTGGGCTCAAAGGCAAGCTGCATCGTCCGCTTGAGGAACCGGCAACGGAGGCAGTCATTCGCGGTCCGCGATACGGTTTTATCGAGAAACTCGACATCAACCTTGCCCTCATTCGCCATCGGCTCCGGACGCCCCGGCTAAAGACGGAGAAGCTCTCTGCAGGAAGGCTTTCCCAGACTGACGTGATGATTGTATACATTGAAAATCTAGCAGAACAAAGCGTAGTTGAAGAGGTGAAAAAACGGATATCCAGCATCGATATGGACAGTGTGCTGGAATCCGGCTATATCGAGGAAATGATTAGCGACCGTCCCTATTCACCCTTTCCCCTGATGCAGGCAACTCAACGGCCCGATTTGGTTTCAGGTTCTCTGATCGAAGGTAAAATTGCGGTCCTGATTGACGGTTCGCCGAATGTGCTCGTTCTCCCGATCACATTCTGGTTTGGTTTTCAGACAGCCGAGGACTATTATACTAATTTCATATACGTTACGATGCTACGATGGCTCAGATATCTGTTTGCCTTTTTAGCGATGGCGCTCCCTGCCATATTTATTGCGATCACGACCTTCCATCAGGAAATGATCCCGACAAGCTTGGCCCTCAGCCTTGCAGCGGCGCGGGAAGTTGTCCCCTTTCCAGCAATAGCGGAAGGATTGATCATGGAAATTACCTTTGAGGCGCTGCGCGAGGCAGGTATCCGCCTTCCCCGTCCAGTAGGCCAGACGATCAGCATTGTGGGCGCACTTGTCATTGGACAGGCTGCCGTTCAGGCAGGTATTATTTCCGCTCCCCAGATCATCGTCGTATCCGTTACAGGTATTGCTTCCTTTCTCATCCCGAACCCGGGCATGAGCCAGGCGATCAGTATTATACGGTTTCCGCTTATGCTTCTCGCTGCAAGCTTCGGTCTGTATGGAGTTGGGATTGGCTTGATTTGCGTCTTGATCCATCTGGTAACCCTGAAATCCTTCGGTGTTCCCTATATGACACCAATTGCACCGTTTAACCCCACAGGACTAACGGATACTTTGATCCGTGCCCCATGGCGGGTAATGCGGAGGCGTCAAAAGCAAACACAGCGAAGAATGGAGTGA
- a CDS encoding GMC family oxidoreductase N-terminal domain-containing protein has translation MFDADVIVIGSGGGGAVAAKELGEAGLKVLVLEAGPWYGNKQWANPNSERGGEWSSDYKDLDVGIYKKIFNAYENNMNDLVSGVFRFGPADRRRTPWHRVMRQKGEIWQLSGVGGTTQLYWSQSPRAFPLAVDNIWPISYRELIPYYEKAEATLPVQFAPTTPKEELFYYGAKKAGWPLIPTLNVTTPGYRPNPNAILPTNEHLMDQSYSLEQLSNMEGCTLKGNCVNGCTTGSSVDKIAKRSTLVSYVPLALKTGNVAIRPNSFVIKLLTAQDPKEGLRATGVQFRDTWTGEIGELTARTVVMAAGCIESPRLWLNSGLPYNEWVGRGLTNHCFDWVAGVFDEKDLMRIMGLPAVYPYAGHTSGARVDIPGTGIFQVSCLSPGLMSFLTYGFSEAGYDALNPPEPGAPWDIHGRVVGPQLKELMMNYSRTMSILILTDDETLYRNRVQVDPLLKDENGPIPIMYYTPSPKTLKRRDQLARYASETLKQAGARKIIRSDTPFGSMIHLESTMRMGYVTDTNCEAYQVRRLFIADNSVHFNGIGGPNPTLTTQALATRTAEKIVTKYFS, from the coding sequence ATGTTCGATGCCGACGTAATCGTTATTGGGTCCGGCGGTGGAGGCGCCGTTGCGGCGAAGGAGCTTGGAGAAGCAGGATTGAAAGTGCTGGTATTGGAAGCCGGCCCATGGTACGGAAACAAACAATGGGCGAATCCGAACAGCGAGCGGGGCGGAGAGTGGAGCTCCGATTATAAGGATTTGGATGTAGGGATATACAAGAAGATCTTCAATGCATATGAAAACAATATGAATGATTTGGTGTCCGGCGTATTCCGTTTTGGGCCTGCCGACCGCCGCCGTACACCTTGGCACCGGGTCATGCGCCAGAAAGGTGAAATCTGGCAGCTATCTGGAGTAGGGGGAACGACCCAGCTTTATTGGTCGCAGTCACCGCGCGCTTTCCCCCTTGCGGTCGACAATATTTGGCCGATCAGCTATCGGGAGCTGATTCCTTATTACGAAAAGGCCGAAGCCACGCTGCCGGTCCAGTTCGCGCCTACAACGCCCAAAGAAGAGCTATTTTACTACGGTGCCAAAAAAGCAGGCTGGCCGCTGATTCCGACGTTGAACGTTACGACTCCGGGGTACCGCCCGAATCCGAATGCCATTCTGCCAACCAACGAACATCTGATGGACCAGAGTTACTCGCTCGAGCAATTATCCAACATGGAAGGCTGCACCCTGAAGGGAAACTGCGTCAACGGATGCACGACCGGTTCTTCGGTAGACAAAATTGCCAAACGAAGTACCCTTGTCAGCTACGTTCCACTCGCACTCAAAACCGGAAACGTTGCAATCCGGCCGAACTCCTTCGTGATCAAGCTCTTGACGGCGCAAGATCCGAAAGAAGGACTTCGCGCAACTGGTGTGCAGTTTCGGGATACATGGACGGGAGAAATCGGCGAGTTAACGGCTAGAACGGTTGTTATGGCCGCTGGCTGCATCGAATCTCCGCGTCTCTGGCTGAATTCGGGATTACCCTATAATGAATGGGTGGGAAGAGGACTAACCAATCATTGCTTTGACTGGGTTGCAGGCGTTTTCGATGAAAAGGATCTAATGCGCATTATGGGCCTGCCGGCTGTCTATCCGTACGCCGGACATACTTCGGGGGCCAGGGTTGATATTCCGGGAACCGGTATTTTTCAAGTCTCTTGCCTAAGCCCGGGGCTAATGTCCTTCTTGACCTATGGGTTCAGTGAAGCGGGATATGACGCTCTTAATCCGCCGGAGCCGGGAGCGCCGTGGGATATTCACGGCCGTGTCGTCGGTCCTCAGCTCAAAGAGCTGATGATGAACTATTCCCGGACGATGAGCATACTGATCCTTACGGATGACGAGACACTCTATCGTAACAGGGTACAGGTCGATCCACTCCTGAAAGACGAGAACGGTCCGATTCCGATCATGTATTATACCCCTAGCCCGAAGACACTGAAGAGGAGGGATCAACTGGCGAGATACGCTTCGGAAACGCTGAAGCAAGCCGGTGCCAGAAAGATTATCCGTTCAGATACCCCCTTTGGCTCCATGATCCATCTCGAAAGCACGATGCGGATGGGATATGTCACCGATACGAACTGTGAGGCTTATCAAGTGAGGCGCCTGTTCATAGCCGACAACAGTGTGCATTTCAATGGCATCGGCGGCCCTAACCCTACTCTCACGACACAAGCGCTGGCTACCCGGACGGCAGAGAAGATTGTCACTAAGTATTTCAGCTAA
- a CDS encoding WD40/YVTN/BNR-like repeat-containing protein — protein MRKGLLLKTHWIAAVVLMALAGIWGSGISEGSGSKIKPGTVYTRNSAGEQVIAYNAGHLYTQDKDGHVIISYNNGKSKVKAPLTLNPGYDEESGMSADGSGFFISTDKTAIVYGGSRAIPVQVLITNDQGKTWNTYPVTKEITGTTKNIGFITRNDGWMVLSSFKGMGSEDHYLYKTRDGGKTWSEVKGNANEVYARVLTGAGFANDKIGFMGFRYETDFQPAVCWTQDGGKSWTKLHLKLPGGFEEYSLTPLSPVFDGARGQFPVQLSKDGASNVVGTIYLTSSNYGKTWKYQKLVRNLSP, from the coding sequence ATGCGGAAAGGTTTACTTTTGAAAACACACTGGATTGCAGCAGTTGTATTGATGGCCTTGGCAGGGATATGGGGCTCCGGCATAAGCGAAGGCAGCGGTTCAAAAATCAAACCTGGCACTGTCTACACACGCAACTCGGCAGGAGAGCAGGTGATTGCCTATAATGCGGGCCATTTGTATACGCAGGATAAGGATGGTCATGTCATAATTTCATACAATAACGGCAAATCCAAGGTGAAGGCTCCGCTAACCTTGAATCCGGGTTATGACGAGGAGTCGGGTATGAGCGCAGATGGATCAGGGTTCTTTATTTCCACGGATAAAACAGCCATTGTGTATGGAGGCTCCAGGGCAATTCCGGTTCAGGTGCTTATTACCAACGATCAGGGGAAGACCTGGAATACCTACCCGGTGACCAAAGAGATCACAGGCACCACCAAAAACATCGGGTTCATTACCCGAAATGACGGCTGGATGGTACTCAGCAGCTTCAAAGGGATGGGCAGTGAAGACCATTATCTCTACAAAACGAGGGATGGCGGGAAGACCTGGAGCGAAGTGAAGGGAAACGCCAATGAAGTGTATGCAAGAGTATTAACCGGAGCAGGCTTTGCAAATGACAAGATCGGTTTTATGGGGTTCAGATATGAGACGGACTTCCAGCCGGCCGTTTGCTGGACGCAGGATGGAGGTAAAAGCTGGACCAAGCTTCATCTCAAACTGCCTGGCGGCTTTGAAGAGTATAGCCTGACGCCGCTGTCTCCGGTATTCGATGGTGCACGGGGACAGTTCCCGGTACAGCTCAGCAAGGATGGCGCGAGTAACGTTGTGGGTACGATATATTTGACCAGCAGCAATTACGGCAAGACATGGAAGTATCAAAAGCTGGTGCGAAACCTGAGTCCATAG
- a CDS encoding SDR family NAD(P)-dependent oxidoreductase → MGKLDGKVAFITGGNSGIGLATAKLFVNEGAKVVITGRNQDTLNAAVEELGAANALGVQADTTDPASLEQAVAAAVERFGALDVVFANAGISGYTPVGGTEFSLFEKVLRTNVTGVFFTVQAAVPHLKEGASVILNSSVMANGGSPGRSAYAASKGAVSSMARVMVSELAPRGIRVNTISPGATRTPIWGNSEGLAAKEAGLTRSVPLKRLGEPEEIAEVAVFLASDAASYVNGADIGVDGGSGSSPFGAPIYQ, encoded by the coding sequence ATGGGTAAATTGGACGGGAAAGTAGCTTTTATTACCGGAGGGAATAGCGGTATCGGGCTGGCCACTGCAAAATTATTCGTAAACGAAGGAGCTAAAGTAGTGATTACCGGACGGAACCAGGACACTCTAAATGCGGCAGTTGAGGAGCTTGGCGCTGCGAACGCACTTGGGGTTCAAGCAGACACTACTGACCCTGCAAGTCTGGAACAGGCGGTTGCGGCTGCGGTAGAGAGATTTGGTGCGCTGGATGTGGTATTTGCAAATGCCGGGATTTCAGGCTACACCCCTGTTGGGGGAACGGAGTTCTCCCTTTTCGAGAAGGTGCTGAGAACGAACGTCACAGGCGTATTTTTCACCGTTCAGGCGGCTGTTCCTCACTTGAAGGAGGGGGCTTCCGTGATCTTGAACAGCTCAGTCATGGCGAATGGGGGCAGTCCGGGCAGATCTGCCTATGCAGCCAGCAAAGGAGCGGTCAGCAGCATGGCAAGAGTGATGGTGTCAGAGCTGGCACCGCGCGGAATTCGTGTGAATACAATCTCTCCCGGGGCCACGAGGACGCCAATCTGGGGAAACTCTGAAGGTTTGGCCGCCAAAGAAGCAGGACTCACCCGTTCAGTTCCGCTGAAGCGCTTGGGCGAACCGGAGGAAATTGCTGAGGTAGCCGTATTTTTGGCATCAGATGCGGCTTCTTACGTCAACGGAGCGGATATTGGTGTCGATGGCGGTTCAGGCTCTTCTCCATTCGGAGCTCCTATCTATCAGTAA
- a CDS encoding isochorismatase family protein, which produces MENVKEPEELNAATTALVVIDLQNGIASIGRELHPYPVEQVIRNADNLVRAFTEKGAFVVLVRVSTLDGKDMLKPKTDLQVSPPQYPEGWDQIVPELAKYQGTYTLTKHQWGAFFGTDLDLQLRRRGIRTIVLCGISTSIGVDTTAREAYQLGYDQVFVEDAMGASSREEHEFVCKTIFSRIGRIRTSAEAAASLT; this is translated from the coding sequence ATGGAAAATGTAAAAGAGCCTGAAGAATTAAACGCGGCAACTACTGCGCTTGTGGTGATTGACTTGCAGAACGGGATTGCCAGCATTGGTCGGGAGCTGCATCCCTATCCGGTGGAGCAGGTGATCCGTAATGCAGACAATCTGGTGAGGGCTTTTACGGAGAAAGGTGCTTTTGTGGTGCTGGTAAGAGTCTCTACACTTGACGGGAAAGATATGCTTAAACCCAAGACGGATTTGCAAGTAAGCCCGCCGCAGTACCCTGAAGGCTGGGACCAGATTGTGCCTGAATTAGCCAAATATCAGGGGACGTACACCCTTACCAAACATCAATGGGGAGCGTTTTTCGGGACAGACCTCGACCTCCAGCTCCGCCGGCGCGGGATTCGTACAATCGTACTTTGTGGTATATCTACCTCCATCGGTGTGGATACCACCGCAAGAGAAGCTTATCAACTGGGTTATGACCAGGTTTTTGTCGAAGATGCCATGGGTGCTTCCAGCCGGGAGGAACATGAGTTTGTCTGCAAAACGATCTTTTCCCGGATTGGACGGATTCGGACGAGCGCAGAAGCGGCTGCCTCATTAACATAA
- a CDS encoding DinB family protein: MVQAKEVLSNQLLANANDPSWYVTFTASVQGLSEEEAAWKADEDSNSIAELVQHLLYWNQTWQTRYREASVHAVPSVESNNHTFAVPPDLSFEQLQTRLLAVLLDWQSLLTEAQLAEDVREFPGSQWWEIVGNVTTHNAYHIGQIVFIRKLQKSWKRSGR, encoded by the coding sequence TTGGTTCAAGCCAAGGAAGTATTGAGCAACCAGTTGCTCGCGAACGCAAATGACCCCAGCTGGTATGTGACCTTCACAGCATCCGTGCAGGGTTTAAGTGAAGAAGAGGCTGCATGGAAGGCGGATGAAGACAGCAACAGCATTGCCGAGCTGGTCCAGCATCTGCTGTACTGGAATCAGACCTGGCAGACCCGGTACCGGGAGGCCAGTGTTCATGCCGTGCCATCTGTGGAGAGCAACAACCATACGTTTGCGGTTCCCCCGGATCTTTCATTTGAGCAGCTTCAAACCCGGTTGCTGGCGGTGCTGTTGGATTGGCAGAGCCTGTTAACCGAAGCGCAGCTGGCAGAAGATGTACGCGAATTCCCCGGCAGCCAGTGGTGGGAAATCGTCGGGAATGTGACCACCCACAATGCTTACCATATCGGGCAGATCGTATTTATACGCAAGCTGCAAAAGAGCTGGAAGCGGAGTGGTCGATAG
- a CDS encoding AraC family transcriptional regulator has product MNVLENMNDALSYIEDHLTEEIDFKEVTRRALCSEYHFKRMFSFLAGVPLSEYIRRRRLTIAAFELQQSQLRIIDVAVHVGYSSPDAFTKAFQLFHGVTPSEARAGSPSLKSFPRMTFQLTIRGGSEMNYRIEEKKAFRIVGLKKRVPIQFSGVNPEIAAMAQSLNLQMITELKQLSNTDPAGIISASVNFSEGRMEEKGELDHYIGVATTLEGPEPYAQLEVAASTWAVFEAVGPFPDTLQNIWGRIYSEWFPSSSYELVEGPEILWNESQDTASPTYRSEIWIPVQASGLNSGI; this is encoded by the coding sequence ATGAACGTACTTGAGAACATGAACGATGCATTATCCTACATTGAAGATCATCTCACAGAAGAGATTGATTTTAAAGAGGTGACAAGGCGGGCATTATGCTCCGAATATCATTTCAAGCGGATGTTTTCATTCCTTGCCGGGGTGCCGCTCTCGGAGTATATCCGCCGCAGACGCCTTACGATTGCCGCATTCGAGCTGCAGCAAAGCCAGCTGCGGATCATCGACGTGGCGGTGCATGTCGGATACAGTTCACCGGATGCGTTCACGAAGGCGTTCCAGCTTTTTCATGGAGTGACTCCCTCTGAAGCGCGAGCGGGCAGTCCCTCTCTGAAGTCCTTCCCCCGGATGACTTTTCAGTTGACCATAAGAGGAGGCAGTGAAATGAATTACCGTATCGAGGAAAAAAAGGCGTTTCGTATTGTCGGGCTGAAGAAAAGGGTTCCCATTCAATTCAGCGGTGTGAACCCGGAGATTGCCGCCATGGCGCAAAGCCTGAACCTGCAGATGATCACCGAGCTGAAGCAGCTGTCGAATACCGATCCGGCGGGGATCATCAGCGCATCGGTCAATTTCTCCGAGGGCCGTATGGAAGAAAAAGGGGAGCTGGATCATTACATCGGGGTTGCTACAACACTGGAAGGTCCGGAGCCTTATGCGCAGCTTGAGGTTGCCGCTTCTACATGGGCTGTATTTGAAGCCGTCGGGCCTTTTCCGGATACTCTCCAGAATATTTGGGGCCGGATTTACTCCGAATGGTTCCCTTCTTCCAGCTACGAGCTAGTGGAGGGGCCGGAAATATTATGGAATGAGAGCCAGGACACGGCCTCGCCCACGTACAGAAGTGAAATATGGATACCTGTTCAAGCTTCGGGCCTGAATTCAGGTATCTAA
- a CDS encoding LysE family translocator, whose amino-acid sequence MNIASFIIYCIVVTFTPGPTNIVILSSVQHHGAKKTMEYVWGATIAFGLLLAASALLNHVLAGIIPDILVIMQIVGSLYMLYLAYQIYRMGRAEAAPVQTANFASGLLMQLINPKVLLFTLTVIPSYVLPYYPSASASFLFVVMITVIGFLAFVTWVVCGAVFKNLLQQHHRLFNTLMALFLVYSAVMVSGIL is encoded by the coding sequence ATGAACATCGCATCCTTCATTATTTACTGTATTGTGGTTACATTCACACCCGGGCCTACCAATATAGTTATTTTATCATCTGTGCAGCATCACGGTGCCAAAAAAACCATGGAATACGTCTGGGGAGCAACGATCGCCTTTGGTCTGCTGCTTGCCGCTTCTGCCTTGCTTAATCATGTGCTTGCCGGCATAATACCGGATATACTGGTCATCATGCAGATTGTCGGCAGTCTGTATATGCTCTACCTGGCCTATCAAATCTATCGGATGGGGCGTGCGGAAGCCGCACCTGTGCAGACTGCTAATTTTGCCTCAGGCCTGCTTATGCAGCTAATCAACCCGAAGGTGCTGCTGTTCACCTTAACCGTTATTCCCAGCTATGTCCTGCCTTATTATCCTTCGGCTTCGGCTTCATTTCTGTTTGTGGTGATGATTACAGTTATCGGATTTCTGGCGTTTGTAACCTGGGTGGTTTGCGGCGCTGTCTTCAAAAATTTGCTGCAGCAGCATCACCGGTTGTTCAATACCCTGATGGCACTGTTTCTCGTGTATTCCGCAGTGATGGTGTCAGGGATTCTATAA
- a CDS encoding AraC family transcriptional regulator yields MEKFNYAKSADILSLSASFTDFTYKKHCHEEYAVGVTLRGIQQYNLEGSFQASHKNGVMLFNREQYHDGSSYDREGIDYVMLYIKPDLFAEILGGQELRFNSPIVYDADLASCILSLNQSIRNGTDDAWSSELLFRLGGLLSKTEIAAPRRKNNAFVQKAKEMMNSHMDQVLKLDDLCQEFGLSKYQFIREFKSHAGISPYQFFLNCKVERAKQAIEHSRDIYAAVADYGFADLTHLNRHFKSMFGITAYEYMSQLS; encoded by the coding sequence GTGGAGAAATTCAACTATGCCAAATCGGCAGATATCCTGTCCTTGTCAGCAAGCTTTACCGATTTCACTTACAAAAAGCATTGCCATGAGGAGTATGCCGTCGGAGTAACCCTGCGCGGGATTCAGCAGTATAACCTGGAGGGCAGCTTTCAGGCTTCCCATAAAAATGGCGTCATGCTGTTCAACCGTGAACAGTATCATGACGGCAGCTCCTATGACAGGGAGGGCATTGATTATGTAATGCTGTACATCAAACCGGACCTGTTCGCTGAGATTCTCGGGGGTCAGGAATTGCGCTTCAACTCCCCAATTGTCTACGATGCCGATTTGGCTTCCTGCATCCTAAGCTTGAACCAATCGATCCGCAACGGCACAGATGATGCTTGGTCCAGTGAGCTGCTGTTCAGGCTGGGAGGACTTCTGTCGAAGACGGAGATCGCCGCACCGAGGAGGAAGAACAATGCTTTTGTGCAAAAAGCGAAAGAAATGATGAACTCCCACATGGATCAAGTGCTGAAGCTCGATGACCTTTGTCAAGAATTTGGCCTGTCCAAATATCAGTTTATCCGTGAGTTCAAAAGCCATGCCGGCATCTCCCCTTATCAATTTTTTCTGAACTGCAAGGTGGAGCGTGCCAAACAGGCTATTGAACATTCAAGAGATATATATGCAGCTGTGGCGGATTACGGCTTTGCCGATCTGACCCATCTCAACCGTCATTTCAAAAGCATGTTCGGAATCACGGCTTATGAATATATGTCGCAGCTTAGTTAG
- a CDS encoding polymer-forming cytoskeletal protein, with product MKLVKGLIVAGVAAALLSGCGNNKDKANEAASAAPSASAAAETTDAQSTASIVNQADAFTKAVSAEGNWIVAILNDLTVDTDVVVAGEFHDKGKAENAIYRKLALYAQDADHKITASYTLTAPKVTVQSENFKVQGGTIKGDVYVEAKGFTLDKTATIDGNLYFKSDDLKTSAVLEGKVTGETAVK from the coding sequence GTGAAGCTAGTAAAAGGATTGATTGTTGCAGGTGTGGCGGCAGCGTTGCTGTCGGGTTGTGGAAATAATAAGGATAAAGCCAATGAAGCGGCAAGCGCAGCACCGTCTGCAAGTGCGGCGGCTGAAACTACAGATGCACAAAGCACAGCGTCCATCGTAAACCAAGCGGATGCTTTTACCAAAGCAGTAAGTGCTGAAGGCAACTGGATCGTAGCGATTCTGAATGACCTCACCGTAGACACCGATGTGGTTGTCGCCGGGGAATTCCATGACAAAGGCAAAGCAGAAAATGCCATCTACCGCAAACTGGCTCTGTATGCTCAGGATGCAGATCACAAAATCACTGCCAGCTACACACTGACTGCCCCTAAGGTGACTGTTCAGAGTGAAAACTTCAAAGTGCAGGGCGGAACAATCAAAGGTGACGTTTATGTAGAAGCCAAAGGCTTTACGCTCGACAAAACCGCAACAATCGACGGCAACCTCTACTTTAAGAGCGATGATCTGAAAACAAGTGCTGTCCTCGAAGGTAAAGTAACCGGCGAAACAGCCGTTAAATAA
- a CDS encoding polysaccharide deacetylase family protein, which yields MLLPSLITRLAGYGVMRRGTSPREVAFTFDDGPHPEYTPRLLDLLAQHKVKATFFVLGSQAERYPELIRRMDREGHQIGIHNYIHTSNWLMLPGTIRRGHLKRTADIVESIIGTRPDYYRPPWGLINMFDFFRLKQYRIVLWSLMAHDWSRKKCQTSLRSTLLNRIRDGSIIVLHDSGDTLGADGNAPHYMLQALEEVLNQLKARNLKCVRVDEMA from the coding sequence ATGTTACTCCCCAGTCTGATTACACGGCTGGCGGGGTATGGCGTCATGCGCCGGGGGACGTCTCCCAGGGAGGTGGCTTTCACCTTTGATGATGGGCCGCATCCGGAATATACCCCCAGATTGCTGGATCTTCTGGCACAGCATAAAGTAAAAGCCACCTTTTTCGTCCTTGGTTCGCAAGCGGAACGATATCCTGAGCTGATCAGGAGAATGGACCGGGAAGGGCATCAGATTGGCATTCATAATTATATACATACCTCCAACTGGCTCATGCTGCCCGGCACCATCCGCAGGGGGCATCTGAAGCGGACTGCAGATATTGTGGAGTCAATCATCGGGACCCGGCCTGATTATTACCGTCCGCCTTGGGGATTGATCAATATGTTCGACTTCTTTCGCCTGAAGCAGTACCGGATTGTGCTGTGGTCGCTGATGGCACATGACTGGAGCCGGAAGAAATGTCAGACTTCCCTCCGCTCAACACTGTTAAACCGTATCCGGGACGGGTCTATTATTGTGCTGCATGACAGCGGAGATACGCTGGGGGCGGACGGAAATGCTCCTCATTATATGCTGCAGGCTCTGGAGGAAGTGCTGAACCAGCTGAAGGCCAGAAACCTGAAATGTGTCCGGGTGGACGAAATGGCTTAA